The sequence below is a genomic window from Xiphophorus maculatus strain JP 163 A chromosome 10, X_maculatus-5.0-male, whole genome shotgun sequence.
TCTAAGGtgtgggggcaaaacacttcatcacttagttgcagtgctaatgacaattactaaataaacacatgttatcttgcaCTAGATTATTCGGTTCCAGACACAGAGTAAAACAGCAAGTTGTACATCTTCACGGCGACGGTTTTATAGCTATCTAACAGgtcaaaagaagaagaagaagttcctgCTGAGTAATAAACCCTGTGAGCATAGTTGTCACTGCTTTTCTTCAGGGAGGCCCTCttgtaaaaaggaaacaaagtaattcaacaacacagaaacattctttatgctgaaagaaaagaaaacaataaaggcaTATAAGACAGATTATTATATAAGCAACACTGTTAGGatacatgaaacaacaaatatttgataatatatacatttcacctaACATTCCTCCCTGTTTATCACATATCTGTTCCAATTCTCATATCCCTCCAAAGACAGCCACTTCAAACGATTTTCAGCTGGGAGTTCATTTTTGGAACGCAAATATGCTTACACTCAGGGATCGTATTCAGTCCACAGGTTAGGATCGGGATACAGGTCAGGAGAATCCTCATCAGAGTATTCTTTGTCAGACTCAGGATTTTTTGCTAACAGGGGATACATCTGTGCCATCCGGTCCTCCATGGGAGAGACTGCTGTGGTAATGAGACGGTTAAACAAGGAATGCAGGCAAGGAATAcaacaacatccacacaaagTTAAAATTGCAGCAAAGACTGCAATTGATACTAAGACAGGGGACACAAGGGTTCGGTACTTTccaaaaacatccatccatgcatcccacATGGAAGTATTCACTCCAGAGAGTTCTTTCATTTTGCCATTAAGGGTACGGAGACCTGAAATGGCCTTCGTCAGGCTCCCATCAGCTGCTGCGttgtttgacagaaatgtgCAGCACCTTTCTCCAAAGATGGCACACACACCCCCTTTTTCAGCTAGCAGCATGTCAAGAGCTATGCGGTTTTGAAAAGCCATTACTGAGGTAGTGGCCAGCTGCTCATGAACCGCCTTGAAaccagcctgtgtccagttgcCCAGTTTTTGTACGTTGTAATGGATGTAATTAATTCTGTCTGCGTTTTTGTTTACCATACACCACCAATAAATTGAAGATTCAAAACCAACTGCAATTTGGTCAACTAGTTTATATTCATCAGGTACACCGCGAGGGACGCCGATGGCGTCGATGTACGTGGGATCATCATCATTTTTCCATGTTAGTTCGCGTTTCTGTAAATGATGCCACTGCTGTGGCAAAATGCTAGATAAAGTGTGTATTAGATCTTTTGCGGACATAGGATAGACAGTCACAGGTAACAATAAGGAAACTAATGCACAAACCCCTGTTACCTTTCGAGGTAATCTATCAAAAAGTCTGTCGTCACCGCACCACCACCAAACATCTGCACGAGAAACAGGGTTAAAGTCATTGTTTACAGTGATTACAGTAGTACACatggtgtctgaaaaatgtcCCAATCTTTTCCCAGACCCTGTTATATTTACACATGAGAAGTTACCTGGAGCtatctttttagaaaaaaaaggtttccttTCATCTGCTGCAGTAAGGGGAAATATTGAATCATAAATCACACAGGTGCTATTAGGATTAGTTTTAGTCATTACCTCTAATAAGCAttgttttgtgatggttgctggaGTCACACGAAGGAGAGGCCTTGGTTCCATACAGACTACACAatcattttttgccatttttgcaGCTTGTTCTACCATTAACAACCAGTTATTATTATGCCCTGATACACCTGTGGCAACTTTGAACCAGTCGTCAACAGTTTTTACCTCTTTCACCGTCACCCCTACTGTCCATGGAGAAATAGCGTTCTCCACACCTGTCTTAGGTTCTTCACAAAGAATTGTCAAAAATTTTGGATCAGCCCCTGATATATAAGCCCACAAATAGAATCCCCAGCATGTTGAGCcagtttttttccttaaaaCTAGGAGGAATCAAAGGATACTCGGTCGTGTTTATGACTATCTGTACTCCTTCATCTGTACGTGAAATACTAAGTATCCGTTTCTGATGTTGTGCGTATGTGGTGGTACCCCAgttttttgtccatttattaCCTTCGTCAGCCACTAAAGTCTCCCAGCCGGTATTAGAAAGATCATTTGTCATATACCAAGTATTATCTCTGTAGTTTAGCCCcttattcttttttgttgatGTCATACTTGCCCAGGAGACTAAAACAATGGTAGTAGAACTAGGTGGAAAACACACTTGAATACCTGCCTTTACTCTGTGAGTGGTGCTACAAGAGTTATTTCTGGCATGAATCATTcccaaatgaaaacataaaataaaaacaaaaacaacatatttattcGCCATTTCACTAAGTGTGCAAGCTTGTTCAGCTCCTAAAGACACTACAGGGTTGTGGACAATCTTCGCCAGTTTTGAGACGACTAAACTATTTGGTTTAGCCCCCTGTGTACGCTGGACTTTGCCCTGTAGGTCGGTGAGCGTCCCAAACtgctttttctacttttgaaatgaaatgaccttTTTAAAGTGTGTCAAATGCACCCAAGTTGACCTTTCTGCTATCTTTAAAGCGGTGGGGGTTGTCAGCAACACCTGGTACGGTCCTTCCCACCTGGGTACCAGTGTTTCTTCTTTATGCTCCTTACTCGCACCCAATCTCCAGGCTCCACTAATATGGTTTCCT
It includes:
- the LOC111609857 gene encoding uncharacterized protein LOC111609857, with product MVEQAAKMAKNDCVVCMEPRPLLRVTPATITKQCLLEVMTKTNPNSTCVIYDSIFPLTAADERKPFFSKKIAPGNFSCVNITGSGKRLGHFSDTMCTTVITVNNDFNPVSRADVWWWCGDDRLFDRLPRKVTGVCALVSLLLPVTVYPMSAKDLIHTLSSILPQQWHHLQKRELTWKNDDDPTYIDAIGVPRGVPDEYKLVDQIAVGFESSIYWWCMVNKNADRINYIHYNVQKLGNWTQAGFKAVHEQLATTSVMAFQNRIALDMLLAEKGGVCAIFGERCCTFLSNNAAADGSLTKAISGLRTLNGKMKELSGVNTSMWDAWMDVFGKYRTLVSPVLVSIAVFAAILTLCGCCCIPCLHSLFNRLITTAVSPMEDRMAQMYPLLAKNPESDKEYSDEDSPDLYPDPNLWTEYDP